A genomic segment from Castor canadensis chromosome 1, mCasCan1.hap1v2, whole genome shotgun sequence encodes:
- the Arfip2 gene encoding arfaptin-2 isoform X2, whose product MVSGPNLNETSIVSGGYGGSGDGLIPTGSGRHPSHSTTPAGPGDEVARGIAGEKFDIVKKWGINTYKCTKQLLSERFGRGSRTVDLELELQIELLRETKRKYESVLQLGRALTAHLYSLLQTQHALGDAFADLSQKSPELQEEFGYNAETQKLLCKNGETLLGAVNFFVSSINTLVTKTMEDTLMTVKQYEAARLEYDAYRTDLEELSLGPRDAGTRGRLESAQATFQAHRDKYEKLRGDVAIKLKFLEENKIKVMHKQLLLFHNAVSAYFAGNQKQLEQTLQQFNIKLRPPGAEKPSWLEEQ is encoded by the exons ATGGTATCGGGACCCAACCTCAATGAAACCAGCATTGTGTCTGGTGGCTATGGGGGCTCTGGTGATGGACTCATCCCCACAG GGTCTGGTCGTCATCCATCTCACAGTACCACTCCTGCTGGCCCTGGAGATGAGGTGGCTCGGGGCATCGCTGGAGAGAAGTTTGACATCGTCAAGAAATGGGGCATCAACACATACAAG TGCACAAAACAGCTGTTATCAGAGCGATTTGGCCGAGGCTCCCGGACTGTGGACCTGGAGCTAGAACTGCAGATTGAGTTGCTGCGTGAGACGAAGCGCAAGTATGAAAGTGTCCTGCAGCTGGGCCGGGCATTGACAGCCCACCTCTACAGCCTGCTGCAGACCCAGCATGCACTAGGTGATGCCTTTGCTGACCTCAGCCAGAAGTCCCCAGAGCTTCAG GAAGAATTTGGCTACAATGCAGAGACCCAGAAATTGCTATGCAAGAATGGGGAGACGCTTCTAGGGGCTGTGAACTTCTTTGTCTCTAGTATCAACACACTGGTTACCAAGACCATGGAAGACACACTCATGACTGTCAAACAGTATGAGGCTGCCAG GCTGGAATATGATGCCTACCGAACAGACTTAGAGGAGCTGAGTCTAGGTCCCCGGGATGCAGGGACGCGAGGTCGACTTGAGAGCGCCCAGGCTACGTTCCAAGCCCATCGGGACAAGTATGAGAAGCTGCGGGGAGATGTGGCCATCAAGCTCAAGTTCCTGGAAGAAAACAAG ATCAAGGTGATGCACAAGCAGCTGCTGCTCTTCCACAATGCTGTGTCCGCCTATTTTGCTGGGAACCAGAAACAACTGGAGCAGACCCTGCAGCAGTTCAACATCAAGCTGCGGCCTCCAGGAGCTGAAAAGCCTTCCTGGCTAGAGGAGCAGTGA
- the Arfip2 gene encoding arfaptin-2 isoform X1, with protein MTDGILGKAATMEIPIHGNGEAGQLPEDDGLEQDLQQVMVSGPNLNETSIVSGGYGGSGDGLIPTGSGRHPSHSTTPAGPGDEVARGIAGEKFDIVKKWGINTYKCTKQLLSERFGRGSRTVDLELELQIELLRETKRKYESVLQLGRALTAHLYSLLQTQHALGDAFADLSQKSPELQEEFGYNAETQKLLCKNGETLLGAVNFFVSSINTLVTKTMEDTLMTVKQYEAARLEYDAYRTDLEELSLGPRDAGTRGRLESAQATFQAHRDKYEKLRGDVAIKLKFLEENKIKVMHKQLLLFHNAVSAYFAGNQKQLEQTLQQFNIKLRPPGAEKPSWLEEQ; from the exons ATGACGGACGGGATCCTAGGGAAGGCAGCCACAATGGAGATCCCCATCCACGGGAATGGCGAAGCTGGGCAGCTTCCGGAAGATGATGGGCTGGAGCAG GATCTTCAACAGGTGATGGTATCGGGACCCAACCTCAATGAAACCAGCATTGTGTCTGGTGGCTATGGGGGCTCTGGTGATGGACTCATCCCCACAG GGTCTGGTCGTCATCCATCTCACAGTACCACTCCTGCTGGCCCTGGAGATGAGGTGGCTCGGGGCATCGCTGGAGAGAAGTTTGACATCGTCAAGAAATGGGGCATCAACACATACAAG TGCACAAAACAGCTGTTATCAGAGCGATTTGGCCGAGGCTCCCGGACTGTGGACCTGGAGCTAGAACTGCAGATTGAGTTGCTGCGTGAGACGAAGCGCAAGTATGAAAGTGTCCTGCAGCTGGGCCGGGCATTGACAGCCCACCTCTACAGCCTGCTGCAGACCCAGCATGCACTAGGTGATGCCTTTGCTGACCTCAGCCAGAAGTCCCCAGAGCTTCAG GAAGAATTTGGCTACAATGCAGAGACCCAGAAATTGCTATGCAAGAATGGGGAGACGCTTCTAGGGGCTGTGAACTTCTTTGTCTCTAGTATCAACACACTGGTTACCAAGACCATGGAAGACACACTCATGACTGTCAAACAGTATGAGGCTGCCAG GCTGGAATATGATGCCTACCGAACAGACTTAGAGGAGCTGAGTCTAGGTCCCCGGGATGCAGGGACGCGAGGTCGACTTGAGAGCGCCCAGGCTACGTTCCAAGCCCATCGGGACAAGTATGAGAAGCTGCGGGGAGATGTGGCCATCAAGCTCAAGTTCCTGGAAGAAAACAAG ATCAAGGTGATGCACAAGCAGCTGCTGCTCTTCCACAATGCTGTGTCCGCCTATTTTGCTGGGAACCAGAAACAACTGGAGCAGACCCTGCAGCAGTTCAACATCAAGCTGCGGCCTCCAGGAGCTGAAAAGCCTTCCTGGCTAGAGGAGCAGTGA
- the Timm10b gene encoding mitochondrial import inner membrane translocase subunit Tim10 B codes for MMEQQQQQLRNLRDFLLVYNRMTELCFQRCVPSLHHRALDAEEEACLHSCAGKLIHSNHRLMAAYVQLMPALVQRRIADYGAASAVPGVAAEQPKVSP; via the exons ATGATggagcagcagcaacagcaactGAGAAAC TTGCGAGACTTCCTGTTGGTCTACAACCGGATGACAGAACTCTGTTTCCAGCGCTGTGTGCCCAGCCTGCACCACCGAGCTCTGGACGCTGAGGAG GAGGCTTGTCTGCATAGCTGTGCTGGGAAGCTGATCCATTCCAACCACCGCCTCATGGCCGCTTACGTGCAGCTCATGCCTGCTCTGGTGCAGCGCCGCATCGCAGACTACGGGGCTGCCTCAGCTGTGCCGGGTGTTGCTGCGGAACAGCCCAAAGTCTCGCCATGA